Proteins found in one Seonamhaeicola sp. S2-3 genomic segment:
- a CDS encoding ABC transporter ATP-binding protein has translation MTKKKENIFDFVLFKRLFLYIKPYKGIFIGLFILVILLAGLSAATPFLTKEAIDKGISVNKSSTFLFFVVLMFAALILQTIFQLTFIYYAAWLGQNLVKDVRIKLFNHLLRFKMKYYDNSSVGVLITRSVTDMERIADIFGQGLFMIFRDVLTMAVVFGVMVFTDWRLSLIVFVMLPILLYATRLFQKYMKKAFEEVRNEVSNLNSFVQERLTGMKILQLFTREKTEHKNFREINERHKKAWLKTVWYNSIFFPIADLASSVTIGLVAWYGGLNVIEGTVTQGVLIAFIMYIPMMFRPLRQIADKFNTLQMGMVAANRVFNVLDTTSQIDDKGTKVANHFKGNIKFNNVSFSYVEDEEVLKGVSFTVNAGETVAIVGATGAGKSTIINLLNRFYEINEGAILVDETDIRDVTLASLRTQIAIVLQDVFLFADTILSNITLNHPEITEEQVQQAAKDIGIHEFIMSLPNGYNYNVKERGVMLSSGQRQLISFLRAYVTNPSILVLDEATSSVDSYSEQLIQKATDKITKGRTSIVIAHRLATIKKADKIIVMDAGEIVEQGTHTELLKKENGYYKNLYEVQFLQEATAV, from the coding sequence ATGACTAAAAAGAAAGAAAATATATTTGACTTTGTACTATTTAAACGTTTGTTTCTGTATATAAAACCTTATAAGGGTATTTTTATTGGGTTGTTTATTTTGGTAATCTTACTAGCGGGTTTAAGTGCCGCTACACCGTTTTTAACAAAAGAAGCTATTGATAAAGGTATTAGTGTAAATAAATCTAGCACCTTTTTGTTTTTTGTAGTTTTAATGTTTGCGGCTTTAATACTACAAACCATATTTCAGCTTACCTTTATATATTATGCAGCCTGGTTGGGCCAAAACTTAGTGAAGGATGTTAGAATAAAGTTATTTAATCATTTACTTCGGTTTAAAATGAAGTATTATGATAATTCATCGGTTGGGGTTTTAATTACTCGTTCTGTAACCGATATGGAGCGTATTGCAGATATTTTTGGTCAGGGGTTGTTTATGATTTTTAGAGACGTTTTAACCATGGCTGTTGTTTTTGGTGTTATGGTGTTTACAGACTGGAGACTTAGTTTAATTGTTTTTGTAATGCTTCCTATTTTGCTGTACGCAACACGGTTATTTCAAAAGTACATGAAAAAAGCTTTTGAGGAAGTTAGAAATGAGGTGTCTAACCTAAACTCGTTTGTTCAAGAACGATTAACAGGAATGAAAATTTTACAGCTCTTTACACGAGAAAAAACAGAACATAAAAACTTTAGAGAAATAAATGAGCGTCATAAAAAAGCATGGTTAAAAACTGTGTGGTACAATTCTATTTTCTTTCCTATAGCAGATTTAGCATCGTCTGTAACCATAGGTTTAGTGGCTTGGTACGGTGGTCTTAACGTTATAGAAGGTACTGTAACACAAGGAGTTTTAATAGCATTTATAATGTATATACCTATGATGTTTAGGCCATTGCGTCAAATAGCCGATAAATTTAATACATTACAAATGGGAATGGTAGCAGCTAACAGGGTTTTTAATGTTTTAGATACCACTTCGCAAATTGATGACAAAGGCACTAAGGTTGCAAATCATTTTAAAGGAAATATAAAGTTTAATAATGTTAGCTTTAGTTATGTTGAAGACGAAGAGGTTTTAAAAGGTGTTTCATTTACCGTAAATGCAGGAGAAACAGTTGCTATTGTTGGTGCTACTGGTGCTGGAAAATCTACTATTATTAATTTATTAAATAGGTTTTACGAAATAAACGAAGGTGCTATTTTAGTTGATGAAACCGATATTAGAGATGTTACTTTGGCATCATTAAGAACTCAAATTGCTATTGTGTTACAAGATGTATTTTTATTTGCCGATACTATTTTAAGTAACATTACCTTAAATCATCCAGAAATTACAGAAGAACAAGTTCAACAAGCAGCTAAAGATATTGGTATTCATGAATTTATTATGAGCTTGCCTAATGGTTATAATTACAATGTAAAAGAGCGTGGTGTTATGCTATCATCTGGTCAGCGACAGCTTATATCCTTTTTAAGAGCTTATGTAACCAACCCAAGTATTTTGGTGTTAGATGAAGCAACCTCATCGGTTGATTCATATTCAGAACAGCTCATACAAAAGGCTACCGATAAAATTACTAAAGGAAGAACTTCTATTGTTATTGCTCATAGGTTAGCAAC